One window of Vicinamibacteria bacterium genomic DNA carries:
- a CDS encoding HupE/UreJ family protein, which produces MRSARRLVILATFLVPAVEAHEIPTDVTVRAFLKPEGDRLRLLVRVPLAAMRDMSVPTDPFGYLDLTRADAVLRDASILWIADYIELFEGERRLESPELVAARVSMPSDPSFGRFEDALAHVLGPPLPDDTELYWAQGLLDVLFEYPIESEESRFSIHPGLDRLGMRVINVLRFLSPNGEVHAFDFPGDPGLIRLDPEWYHVALRFVELGFFHILEGLDHLLFLFCLVIPFRRLRSLVVIVTSFTIAHSITLMVSAFGYAPDALWFPPAIETLIALSILYMAFENIAGARLRRRWLITFGFGLVHGFGFSFLLRETLQFAGSHLTMSLLAFNLGVEIGQLLVLALVVPALDFVFRFVVAERLGTIYLSALVTHSAWHWMTERLDRLGQFDWPPLDATVLVTAIRWLMVLVGLAGAAWLVSIIRQPSKPTPGDDASVGLEK; this is translated from the coding sequence ATGCGCTCTGCCAGGCGGCTCGTCATCCTCGCGACCTTCCTCGTCCCCGCGGTCGAGGCGCACGAAATCCCCACCGACGTAACGGTTCGAGCTTTCTTGAAGCCAGAGGGAGACCGACTCCGCCTCCTGGTTCGCGTCCCCCTCGCCGCGATGCGCGACATGAGCGTGCCGACCGACCCATTTGGTTACCTGGACCTCACTCGGGCGGACGCCGTGCTCCGCGATGCCTCGATCCTCTGGATCGCGGACTACATCGAGTTGTTCGAGGGTGAACGCCGACTCGAGAGTCCCGAGTTGGTGGCCGCCCGTGTGTCGATGCCGTCCGACCCCTCGTTCGGCCGTTTCGAAGACGCATTGGCCCACGTGCTGGGTCCCCCGCTGCCCGACGACACCGAGCTCTACTGGGCCCAGGGGCTCCTCGACGTCCTCTTCGAGTATCCGATCGAATCCGAGGAATCCCGGTTCTCGATCCACCCGGGGCTCGACCGGCTCGGGATGCGGGTCATCAACGTGCTGCGCTTCCTATCGCCCAATGGTGAGGTTCATGCTTTCGACTTCCCCGGAGATCCCGGGCTGATCCGACTGGACCCCGAGTGGTATCACGTCGCTCTCCGGTTCGTCGAGCTGGGCTTCTTCCACATCCTAGAAGGCCTCGACCATCTGCTCTTCCTGTTCTGCCTCGTCATACCGTTCCGGCGCTTGCGATCGCTGGTCGTGATCGTCACTTCGTTCACGATCGCCCATTCGATCACGCTCATGGTGTCCGCGTTCGGATACGCCCCGGATGCACTCTGGTTCCCGCCAGCGATCGAGACCCTCATCGCGTTATCGATTCTCTACATGGCCTTCGAGAACATCGCCGGCGCGAGGCTTCGACGCCGGTGGCTCATCACCTTCGGTTTCGGCCTGGTGCACGGTTTCGGCTTCTCGTTCCTGCTGCGGGAGACGTTGCAGTTCGCGGGGTCGCACCTGACGATGTCGCTCCTCGCGTTCAACCTTGGCGTCGAGATCGGCCAATTGCTCGTCCTGGCTCTCGTCGTTCCTGCCCTCGACTTCGTGTTCCGCTTCGTCGTCGCCGAGCGGCTGGGGACGATCTATCTCTCGGCGCTCGTCACCCACTCGGCGTGGCACTGGATGACGGAACGGCTCGACCGGCTGGGGCAGTTCGACTGGCCCCCGCTCGACGCAACCGTCCTCGTCACGGCCATTCGCTGGCTCATGGTGCTGGTAGGGTTGGCCGGAGCCGCTTGGCTCGTGTCCATCATTCGACAGCCGTCCAAACCCACACCGGGCGACGACGCCTCGGTCGGGCTGGAGAAGTGA
- a CDS encoding YheU family protein — translation MTGKRFVVVDHRDLSPEALRGLIEEFVTRQGTDYGLHEATHEDKIRDVERQLDAGEARIVFDFDEERPNIVPRD, via the coding sequence ATGACCGGGAAGCGATTCGTCGTCGTCGACCACCGGGACCTCAGTCCCGAGGCACTCCGTGGGCTCATCGAGGAGTTCGTTACCCGCCAAGGAACCGACTACGGACTTCACGAGGCCACGCACGAAGACAAGATTCGGGACGTCGAGCGACAGCTCGACGCAGGCGAAGCCCGCATCGTTTTCGACTTCGACGAGGAACGCCCCAACATCGTCCCTCGCGACTGA
- a CDS encoding DMT family transporter: protein MDPPRPNGGALPERKKRIRQQSLAMRHSPAGPSSSDRSVSFEITVAVLVAAAMHAFWNTLVKTSADRLVDLASLNLCAGLIGLALVPFVGFPGTESLPYLAGTIICHAGYYTFLVLSYSVGGLSVVYPIARGASPLVIASLSAVLIGEPIEPGQILGVGLLVLGIALIAFGGKPGHVQSRAVVYALATGVSIAAYTLTDGAGARVARTPLSYTAALFALNGLVLIPAVALRRSKPRVDWKRGAVSGALSVGAYGLVIWAMTRANIALVAALRETSVVMAALIGTVFLGEPFGRYRIGASLAVAAGIVLLRLSA, encoded by the coding sequence GTGGATCCACCTCGCCCGAACGGCGGGGCTCTTCCAGAGCGCAAGAAACGAATCCGCCAGCAGTCTCTCGCCATGCGCCACTCCCCTGCTGGCCCTTCGTCGTCGGATCGGTCGGTGAGCTTCGAGATCACCGTGGCGGTACTCGTTGCCGCAGCCATGCACGCCTTCTGGAATACCCTGGTGAAAACGAGCGCGGACCGGCTGGTCGACCTCGCGTCGTTGAATCTCTGTGCGGGACTCATCGGGCTCGCTCTGGTCCCTTTTGTCGGCTTTCCCGGGACCGAGAGCCTGCCCTATCTCGCCGGCACCATCATCTGCCATGCGGGCTACTACACATTTCTCGTGCTCTCGTACTCGGTCGGAGGGCTGAGCGTGGTCTACCCCATCGCTCGTGGGGCATCGCCGCTCGTCATCGCCAGCCTATCGGCTGTCCTCATCGGCGAACCGATCGAGCCGGGTCAGATTCTGGGTGTTGGTCTTCTGGTGCTGGGCATCGCGCTCATCGCATTCGGCGGGAAGCCCGGGCACGTCCAGAGTCGGGCCGTCGTCTATGCTCTTGCCACCGGCGTGAGTATCGCGGCCTACACGCTGACTGACGGGGCCGGTGCGCGCGTCGCGCGCACTCCCCTTTCCTACACCGCAGCACTGTTCGCGCTGAACGGCCTCGTACTGATCCCCGCGGTCGCCCTGAGGAGAAGCAAACCCAGAGTCGATTGGAAACGCGGTGCAGTCTCGGGCGCCCTGTCCGTGGGCGCCTACGGCCTGGTCATCTGGGCCATGACCCGGGCCAACATTGCGCTCGTTGCCGCCCTCCGCGAGACGAGCGTCGTCATGGCGGCACTCATCGGCACCGTCTTTCTCGGCGAGCCGTTCGGCCGTTACCGGATCGGAGCGTCGCTAGCCGTCGCCGCCGGTATCGTCCTTTTGAGGCTCTCCGCATGA
- a CDS encoding phosphopantetheine-binding protein has protein sequence MDSLSEKVVTAIAKMQKRSPEEIALDSTFEELGIDSLNGFHLLVELEEELGITIPDDDARQLVRVCDVVEVIRPLVLAK, from the coding sequence GTGGATTCACTCTCGGAGAAGGTCGTCACCGCGATCGCGAAGATGCAGAAGAGATCCCCCGAGGAAATCGCCCTCGATTCCACGTTCGAAGAGCTCGGCATCGACTCTCTCAACGGGTTTCATCTCCTGGTGGAGCTCGAGGAAGAGCTCGGCATCACGATTCCCGATGACGACGCGCGGCAGCTGGTTCGCGTGTGCGACGTCGTGGAGGTGATCCGCCCACTCGTCCTGGCCAAATAA
- a CDS encoding beta-ketoacyl-[acyl-carrier-protein] synthase family protein encodes MRVAVTGLGVVSAIGHDTESFWESLVRGRHGFRELSLVDATALSFATGAEVTGLDLDAGFDEGSREVLDRFARFWLLAAREAVADSGLRLELLTDAAVVTGSSLGGQTSQDELFRQLYRDGRRRLSPFAVPRSMANAAASQLSMEMAIEGPALTLSTACASAAHALGLAYWMISRGMVERAIAGGSEAPFSLGHLKAWDSLRVVARDVCRPFSRGRRGIILGEGGGALVLESLELALERRARVHAELVGFGMSSDASHVTKPSARGAARAMRAALDDSGIDRDLVGYVNAHGTGTQLNDVTETRAIREVFGAHADRLLVSSTKSMHGHALGASGALEAVATVLALERGVVPPTANYLEPDPDCPLDYVPNQARHIIVPHALSSSFAFGGLNAVLAFARWDG; translated from the coding sequence ATGCGCGTCGCCGTCACCGGACTCGGCGTAGTCTCGGCGATCGGCCACGATACGGAAAGTTTCTGGGAGTCCCTCGTCCGCGGACGTCACGGTTTCCGCGAGCTGAGCTTGGTCGACGCGACGGCGCTCTCGTTCGCAACCGGTGCCGAGGTCACGGGGCTCGATCTCGATGCGGGCTTCGATGAGGGCTCCCGCGAGGTGCTCGACCGGTTCGCTCGATTCTGGCTCCTCGCGGCCCGGGAGGCGGTGGCGGACAGCGGTCTTCGACTCGAGCTACTGACCGATGCCGCGGTCGTCACCGGAAGCTCGCTGGGCGGTCAGACGAGCCAGGACGAGCTCTTTCGCCAGCTCTATCGTGACGGGCGCCGCCGTCTCAGCCCGTTCGCGGTGCCGCGCTCCATGGCCAATGCCGCGGCCAGCCAGCTTTCCATGGAGATGGCGATCGAAGGTCCCGCCCTGACGCTGTCCACCGCCTGTGCCTCGGCCGCCCACGCCTTGGGCCTCGCTTATTGGATGATTTCTCGCGGCATGGTCGAGCGCGCTATCGCCGGCGGCAGCGAAGCGCCCTTCAGCCTCGGGCACCTGAAGGCATGGGACAGCTTGCGGGTCGTGGCACGCGACGTCTGCCGACCGTTCTCGAGGGGCCGAAGAGGGATTATCCTGGGCGAGGGCGGAGGTGCGCTCGTTCTGGAGTCACTGGAGCTCGCGCTCGAGCGGCGTGCCAGGGTTCACGCCGAGCTCGTCGGTTTCGGCATGTCTTCCGACGCTTCCCACGTCACCAAGCCTTCGGCACGAGGAGCGGCACGGGCGATGCGCGCGGCGCTGGACGATTCCGGGATCGATCGGGACCTCGTGGGATACGTCAACGCTCACGGCACCGGAACCCAGCTGAACGACGTCACCGAGACTCGGGCCATTCGAGAGGTGTTCGGCGCTCATGCCGATCGTCTCCTGGTGAGCTCGACCAAATCGATGCACGGCCACGCGCTGGGCGCCTCGGGCGCCCTGGAAGCCGTCGCTACCGTGCTCGCTCTCGAGCGTGGGGTGGTGCCGCCGACGGCAAATTACCTCGAGCCCGATCCTGATTGCCCGCTCGACTATGTTCCGAACCAGGCAAGACACATCATCGTGCCCCATGCGCTTTCCAGCTCGTTCGCCTTCGGCGGTCTGAATGCGGTTCTGGCGTTCGCCCGCTGGGATGGGTGA
- a CDS encoding cache domain-containing protein, whose translation MKETSRHYVLTRVLVIAAVVAVLPMSVGFLLIQHSAKTRLTDAAGVNFVSFAEQAGSSVNAAFLRELEFLTSLGHSPAVRTALVSHDTDDAKRFLAETERASALHTRLAVVDRDLELVADSESSQGLDLPDGLIASKSWASVGADPGALILARPISDPDSGDSLGLVVAELDAERMFMSVTDFRSGDSGRACLFDRRSGRLLAGRRAECGAGNLYARLEDVARARSQGIRYFLADVEGPGSFDRSDALLVAYATPELVRSMPELDWVVAVEQSLEEAHAPLEPMFRDLVLYFLLMSGLVLALAAYMTFKLERPVTDVDLDLHEDVSGKPTSAGLTASAR comes from the coding sequence ATGAAAGAGACCAGCCGTCATTACGTCCTGACTCGCGTGCTGGTGATCGCCGCTGTCGTCGCCGTCCTTCCGATGAGCGTTGGATTTCTCCTGATACAGCACTCGGCAAAGACGCGGCTGACCGACGCCGCGGGTGTGAACTTCGTGTCGTTCGCAGAGCAGGCGGGCTCCTCGGTCAATGCCGCGTTCTTGCGCGAGCTCGAATTCTTGACGAGCCTGGGACATTCGCCCGCCGTGCGGACGGCTCTCGTTTCCCACGATACGGATGACGCGAAGCGCTTCTTGGCGGAAACGGAGCGAGCGAGTGCGTTGCACACGCGCCTCGCGGTGGTCGACCGGGATCTCGAGCTCGTTGCCGACTCGGAGAGCTCCCAAGGCCTCGACCTTCCCGACGGGCTCATCGCCTCGAAGTCCTGGGCCTCGGTGGGAGCGGATCCCGGCGCATTGATTCTCGCACGGCCGATTAGCGACCCGGACTCCGGAGACTCCCTCGGCCTCGTGGTCGCCGAGTTGGATGCCGAGAGGATGTTCATGAGCGTTACCGATTTTCGCTCGGGCGATTCGGGCCGCGCCTGCCTCTTCGATCGCCGCTCCGGTCGTCTCCTGGCCGGTCGACGAGCAGAGTGTGGCGCGGGCAATCTCTATGCCCGTCTCGAAGACGTCGCCCGGGCCCGGAGCCAGGGAATACGGTATTTTCTCGCCGATGTCGAAGGGCCTGGTAGCTTCGACCGGTCCGACGCTCTGCTCGTAGCCTACGCCACTCCAGAGCTCGTGCGGAGCATGCCGGAGCTGGACTGGGTCGTCGCCGTCGAGCAGTCACTCGAGGAAGCCCACGCTCCGCTCGAGCCCATGTTTCGCGACCTGGTCCTGTACTTCCTGCTCATGAGTGGTCTCGTGCTCGCCCTGGCGGCCTACATGACGTTCAAGCTCGAGCGCCCCGTCACCGACGTCGATCTCGATTTGCACGAGGATGTGTCCGGTAAGCCAACGTCGGCGGGCCTGACCGCCTCAGCACGCTAG